In one window of Mytilus trossulus isolate FHL-02 chromosome 7, PNRI_Mtr1.1.1.hap1, whole genome shotgun sequence DNA:
- the LOC134725508 gene encoding beta-1,3-galactosyltransferase 5-like, producing MITIMNAMNIFHERSPNQNHFWLKNDLFHVTEPEMTKKPCKLSKWIVKAMIIVAVFIFAILFMWHKFYSRKIVSHKNFTLNGDGKRKTQDERYADYFILRKNKINPFSVNFTLMNENLCDGRTYLIIIIPSKVQNSRQRHAIRSTWAMSTSTLVRHVFLVGYSLNTSWNDNIRKESRVFKDILQGDFVDSYYNLTLNILMGLEWSHLFCYNATFILKADDDTFVNTPYLLHVLQTNVSFDYRGVIIGKLNKDGKVRRNGVWKVGTDSYPFPHYPNYMFGNTYLVSRNIANRLVKASEYMPYLPIEDAYITGILAKSIRTKHQHMNGFTFWYDTPPKACDFVNSKRITATKLSPRMMEFIWGKINSRYPNC from the exons ATGATAACCATTATGAATGCGATGAATATATTCCATGAAAGATCCCCAAACCAAAATCATTTCTGGCTCAAAAACGATTTGTTTCATGTAACTGAACCGGAG ATGACCAAAAAGCCATGCAAACTCTCAAAATGGATTGTCAAAGCAATGATTATAGTAGCCGTGTTTATATTCGCAATTCTTTTTATGTGGCACAAGTTTTACAGTCGTAAAATTGTAAGTCATAAgaattttacattaaatggaGATGGAAAGCGCAAAACACAAGACGAACGGTACGCCGACTACTTCATTTtacgtaaaaataaaattaatcctttttcagtaaatttcacTTTAATGAACGAAAATTTATGTGATGGAAGAAcgtatttgataattattattcCTTCAAAAGTACAGAACAGTCGACAACGCCATGCAATCCGTTCAACATGGGCAATGTCAACGTCTACATTAGTAAGACATGTGTTCCTAGTTGGCTATAGCTTGAACACATCATGGAACGATAACATACGAAAAGAAAGCAGAGTTTTCAAAGATATTTTACAAGGTGATTTTGTAGACTCGTATTATAATCtgacattaaatattttaatgggATTAGAATGGTCACATTTGTTTTGTTACAAtgcaacatttattttgaaagcaGACGACGACACGTTTGTTAATACCCCCTATTTATTACACGTTCTACAAACAAACGTCTCATTTGACTATAGAGGTGTGATAATAGGAAAACTAAATAAAGACGGAAAAGTGAGACGCAACGGGGTATGGAAAGTAGGAACAGATTCATACCCATTTCCGCATTACCCCAACTATATGTTTGGAAATACATATTTAGTATCAAGGAATATTGCAAATAGACTTGTAAAGGCCTCTGAGTACATGCCATATTTACCAATAGAGGATGCGTATATCACTGGTATTTTAGCTAAATCAATACGAACTAAACACCAGCAcatgaatggttttacattctGGTATGATACTCCGCCTAAAGCATGTGATTTTGTGAATTCTAAACGGATAACAGCTACTAAGCTATCGCCAAGAATGATGGAATTTATATGGGGGAAAATAAATAGCAGATATCCAAACTGTTAG
- the LOC134725509 gene encoding beta-1,3-galactosyltransferase 1-like, producing MNSLTRLYNDMTMKHARYFVRVSHNVWCLVLSVFTIICILHIAFNALNRNMLISRKTQMVKRETIDVDSFRINSNLLENVCNPSPYLVVLVPSTFGAKEERNSIRNTWLNSVWTNLHPNFTVKHIFILGLKNRNEESAILNESKIFKDILCSNFIDSYENLTLKVLIGLNWINKNCKHTKYVLKADDDTLILVPNHLLFLSQNVHSERIIGLVVESGEVNRKGRWKVDLDLYPHKTYPPYVFGNSYVIPRTLLQSLVTASNHMPSIPTEDAYITGILRREAKSKLLHHPGFSFWLQSTKVTSLCLYSYNISITNLGPLKMLKIWNTFLHFNYTNCLY from the coding sequence ATGAATTCCTTGACCCGTTTGTATAATGATATGACAATGAAACATGCTCGTTATTTTGTGAGAGTATCACATAATGTATGGTGTTTAGTTTTGTCggtatttacaattatttgtattttgcacATTGCTTTTAACGCATTAAACAGAAATATGTTAATATCCAGAAAGACCCAGATGGTAAAAAGGGAAACAATCGATGTGGATTCTTTTAGAATAAACTCCAATTTATTGGAAAACGTTTGCAACCCGTCCCCATATTTAGTTGTTCTAGTTCCGTCAACATTTGGTGCCAAAGAAGAACGCAATTCAATACGGAACACATGGCTCAATTCAGTCTGGACTAATTTACATCCAAATTTTAcagttaaacatattttcatattagGTTTGAAAAATAGAAACGAGGAATCAGCAATACTGAACGagagtaaaattttcaaagatattttaTGTAGTAACTTTATTGATTCATATGAGAACCTGACATTGAAAGTTTTGATTGGATTAAACTGGATAAATAAAAACTGCAAACATACCAAATACGTGTTGAAAGCGGATGACGATACTCTTATACTAGTGCCAAATCACCTCTTGTTTCTCAGTCAAAATGTACACTCCGAAAGGATCATAGGTCTCGTGGTTGAAAGTGGAGAGGTAAATCGCAAAGGGAGATGGAAGGTGGATTTAGACTTGTATCCACATAAAACTTATCCACCTTATGTGTTTGGAAACTCGTATGTAATACCAAGAACATTACTACAAAGTCTCGTAACGGCATCCAATCATATGCCGAGTATACCTACAGAAGATGCCTATATTACTGGAATATTAAGGAGAGAAGCGAAAAGTAAACTTCTTCATCATCCTGGATTCTCGTTTTGGTTGCAAAGCACAAAAGTGACGAGTCTATGCCTTTATAGTTACAATATATCGATAACAAATCTAGGaccattaaaaatgttaaaaatatggaATACATTTTTACACTTCAATTATACAAACTGCCTGTactga